Proteins from a genomic interval of Caldicellulosiruptor diazotrophicus:
- a CDS encoding sensor histidine kinase, with the protein MINVMKMIMQKILKGSIWRKFFFLNLCFMAFPLIAVNIISYMTIAKTLEYNTKYAAFKNFEQTCSYLSYKINNIVQECLPMIVNNDLRTILVSDSETYEKDPLALFKAAKSLKMYIQEYEKKDDIYKIRLYVDERLKVLCDNRNVFSISDIDSSLWYKKINNSFTSYILIPSQYLKGDHTYLEQTDLPITSTISIIFKIVDLYDYNKIVGYLRCDLKKEDIISILKNGTSSKNDIMWIENKDGIVVAATSKLFFPMSIKGMLNKENNNILERIVITKGIKYFLLSSLIEGTDWCLVAAIPLSEIRKEAQEVFLFAFVGITTTVMAFLISLKNGKAITDKINKLAAQMRNVKKGEILPLTHLRTEDNEIGSLIDSYNYMANKIKELMEQQYRLGMEKKSVELKLLQSQINPHFLYNTLDMINWYARMYKCFDIVDIVESLAKFYKMSLKTETEVVSIREEIEHVNYYFSIQNKRFGNQLRLMVEIPKELLDYEIPRVTLQPLVENSIQHGIMNKKERTGNIRIWAKREENIINIFVEDDGIGVEEEKLLALKEGLVPSSGYGGIGLKNINQRIKTLYGNEYGLDFEHNSLGGLTVIITLPAHKMV; encoded by the coding sequence ATGATAAACGTAATGAAAATGATAATGCAAAAAATTCTAAAAGGTAGTATATGGAGAAAATTCTTTTTTCTAAACTTGTGTTTTATGGCTTTTCCCCTCATAGCAGTAAATATAATTTCGTATATGACTATTGCAAAGACTTTGGAGTATAATACAAAGTATGCTGCATTTAAAAATTTTGAGCAAACTTGTTCCTATTTATCTTATAAGATTAACAATATTGTCCAAGAATGTTTGCCAATGATTGTTAATAATGATTTAAGAACTATTCTTGTGTCTGACTCAGAAACATATGAAAAAGATCCTCTTGCATTATTTAAAGCTGCAAAATCTCTGAAAATGTATATTCAAGAATACGAGAAAAAAGATGATATTTACAAAATCAGATTGTACGTAGATGAACGGCTAAAAGTTTTATGCGATAATAGAAATGTGTTTAGCATATCTGATATTGATTCTTCTCTTTGGTATAAAAAAATTAACAATTCCTTTACTTCTTACATTTTAATTCCTTCTCAGTATTTAAAAGGAGACCACACCTATTTAGAACAAACAGACTTGCCCATTACATCTACTATTTCCATCATATTCAAAATAGTGGATTTGTACGATTACAATAAAATTGTAGGCTATTTACGGTGCGATTTAAAAAAAGAGGATATAATAAGTATACTTAAAAATGGAACATCATCCAAAAATGATATTATGTGGATAGAGAACAAAGATGGTATTGTAGTCGCAGCAACATCGAAACTTTTCTTTCCAATGAGCATAAAGGGCATGTTAAATAAAGAAAATAATAATATTTTAGAAAGAATAGTAATAACGAAGGGAATAAAATATTTCCTTTTATCCTCTTTAATTGAAGGCACAGATTGGTGTCTTGTGGCAGCAATACCTCTTAGCGAAATCAGAAAAGAAGCCCAAGAAGTATTTTTGTTTGCCTTTGTAGGAATAACCACTACAGTAATGGCGTTTCTTATTTCATTAAAAAATGGAAAAGCAATTACAGATAAAATAAATAAGCTTGCTGCACAAATGAGAAACGTTAAAAAAGGTGAAATATTGCCACTTACTCATTTGAGAACTGAAGATAATGAGATAGGGAGTTTAATTGATAGCTATAACTATATGGCAAATAAAATTAAAGAATTAATGGAACAACAATACAGGTTAGGTATGGAAAAGAAAAGTGTAGAATTAAAACTTTTGCAGAGTCAGATAAACCCTCATTTTCTCTACAATACCTTAGACATGATAAACTGGTATGCAAGAATGTATAAGTGCTTTGATATTGTTGACATAGTGGAATCCTTAGCAAAATTTTATAAAATGAGTCTCAAAACCGAAACGGAAGTAGTGAGTATAAGGGAAGAAATAGAGCATGTTAACTATTATTTTTCGATCCAAAATAAAAGGTTTGGAAATCAATTAAGATTAATGGTAGAAATTCCAAAAGAATTATTGGACTACGAAATACCTCGGGTAACTTTACAGCCATTAGTTGAAAACTCCATTCAGCATGGAATTATGAATAAAAAAGAACGAACGGGAAATATCAGAATATGGGCGAAAAGGGAAGAAAATATTATTAATATTTTTGTAGAAGATGATGGTATTGGTGTAGAAGAAGAAAAACTCTTGGCGCTCAAAGAAGGTTTAGTACCAAGTAGTGGGTATGGTGGAATTGGTTTGAAAAATATTAATCAGAGAATAAAAACTCTTTATGGTAATGAATATGGTTTGGATTTTGAACACAATTCTTTAGGAGGACTTACCGTAATTATTACTCTTCCAGCTCACAAAATGGTCTAA
- a CDS encoding response regulator gives MKILIVDDEMFSRENIKEIISSYGGNKFEIIETESSEEALEFCKSFFPQIIFIDIRMPHMDGIELAVRIRQILPSAAIIFVSAYPEKEYLKAALSLRAIRFVEKPIIATELIEAFEEALSQVKEKEEHILSLFSGNRDTLDWIKLAIGTLLSEGGQNSSEIYSLEKIMGADVLRNITAVSIAIKFLKNDVASLSSYLLTLVNSFLNTIQRKKCYENICAFYTLKDHLVFIYLISPKKEIRTSVLISFCNELKDFLETYNLKFLIGVGKIVYDIREINSSSTAALLALEDAYIKKAGYVAFFEERKYVPFPYGEKERIYFFNLLNQKNYEQAKIFVKSLALEIRKRENLRTRDIKLFFFKLIEILDEREAERKLEIYLRILDTTILDELVDIIIEEIDRYRVSALQKYENEYVNKMIEFLNENYSKPELRIEDVSRAVNLSTSYACFLFKKVTGKTIKQYLLELRARKAEELLRGGSEKIKDVSNKVGFRYSDYFTKKFKKITGILPSHIKNKKKR, from the coding sequence ATGAAAATATTAATAGTTGATGACGAGATGTTTTCCCGAGAAAATATAAAAGAAATAATTTCAAGTTATGGGGGAAACAAGTTTGAGATTATAGAAACTGAAAGTTCGGAGGAAGCATTAGAATTTTGCAAAAGTTTTTTTCCTCAAATAATTTTTATAGATATTAGAATGCCTCATATGGATGGGATAGAATTAGCAGTAAGAATTAGACAGATCTTACCTTCTGCTGCAATAATATTTGTAAGTGCTTATCCCGAAAAAGAATATCTAAAAGCAGCACTGTCATTAAGAGCAATAAGGTTTGTTGAAAAACCGATAATTGCTACTGAACTTATAGAGGCATTCGAAGAAGCTTTAAGCCAAGTAAAAGAGAAGGAAGAACATATTTTGTCGTTATTTTCTGGTAATCGTGATACTCTTGATTGGATTAAGTTGGCGATAGGGACTTTATTAAGTGAGGGTGGACAAAATTCTTCGGAAATTTATAGTTTAGAAAAAATAATGGGTGCAGATGTTCTAAGAAATATAACTGCTGTTAGTATCGCGATAAAATTTTTGAAAAATGATGTTGCTTCTCTATCGAGTTATCTTCTCACACTGGTCAATTCCTTTCTCAATACAATACAAAGAAAAAAATGTTACGAAAATATTTGTGCATTTTATACTCTTAAAGATCATTTGGTTTTTATATACCTAATAAGTCCCAAAAAAGAAATTAGGACGAGTGTTTTGATTTCTTTTTGCAACGAATTGAAGGATTTTTTGGAAACATACAATTTAAAATTTCTAATAGGAGTGGGGAAAATAGTCTATGATATTAGAGAGATAAATTCTTCCTCAACTGCTGCTCTACTGGCTTTGGAAGATGCGTATATAAAAAAAGCAGGATATGTAGCGTTTTTTGAGGAGAGAAAATATGTGCCTTTTCCTTATGGAGAAAAAGAAAGGATATACTTCTTTAATCTTCTGAATCAAAAAAACTATGAACAAGCAAAAATTTTTGTAAAAAGCCTGGCTTTAGAAATAAGAAAAAGAGAAAATTTGCGTACAAGAGATATAAAATTATTTTTCTTCAAGCTTATAGAAATTTTGGATGAAAGAGAGGCAGAAAGAAAATTGGAGATTTATCTCAGAATACTTGATACAACTATATTGGATGAATTAGTAGACATCATAATAGAAGAAATAGATCGTTACAGAGTATCTGCACTCCAGAAGTACGAGAATGAGTACGTAAACAAGATGATAGAATTTTTAAATGAAAATTATTCAAAACCGGAATTGCGTATAGAAGATGTAAGTAGAGCAGTTAACTTAAGTACTTCATACGCATGTTTTCTCTTCAAGAAAGTCACAGGAAAGACCATAAAGCAGTATTTACTCGAATTAAGAGCACGAAAAGCAGAAGAACTTCTTAGAGGTGGAAGTGAAAAAATTAAAGATGTAAGCAATAAAGTAGGATTTAGATATAGTGATTACTTTACCAAAAAATTTAAAAAAATTACAGGAATTTTACCATCCCATATTAAAAACAAAAAAAAGAGGTGA